CACATTAAAATTCACTAGTATGTTATAAGACAACGCAACGTGCTTTGTAGTTCTAACAAATATTCAATCGTACATATaagcataaaaataaagtgcTTTGCAAGAGCTAATATGCAATGCTGCTAATCTGAATTGTTGTTACAAAATACCACAGTCCTTGATATACAAGACAGACGTTGTTGTTACGATCACGACCATTCGTTGCAATGATTAGTTTTGGCTTTATTTATAGCCGATATCAAACTCCCTTTGAATAACTTACACGGGTAtttacaataaaaattatgaaatcCATTATTTCAAACACGTAAACCTTTTGAGCGAAAACAACCCTATTTACCAATATTAAAAGgatgaaaggaaaaaaaaattccctTCAACCATTCAAAATCCAAGTCATTTGTAAAAGCCAGAAAAACCGAATTAAATAAAccttttaaatgaaatcaaCTTCTAATATGAACGAAGTTTAGCGGCTCCATCCACGCTCTTTGTCTTGAGAAATAGCTGATGatctttgttttgaataaaCATCAACGTGATTCTTCTTATTATAACCCGCACGTCGTTCTTTTTTGTCTGTTCGTCCACTAGCACCAATAGTGATATTGACGTTTGGAGGATGAGCAAAACCGAATGATTTAGCAACTTTTGCGAGATccaatttattaatatcaAAGAtagattttaaagaatatgAGGCATAGGCCTGCAAGTAGGAACGGTATCCATCCTTTGCAGACTGCTgcaaataataatttttggaaacaaGCTTTTCGAGCTGAGATTGAACATTAGCAACTTTATTGGCAGGAAATTCAAACTCATTCAAAGAAACCTTGGCAGTTTTCAAATAACGAAGGAAACCGAGCTCAGAAGGAGCGAGGAACATAAGGGATTTACCAGTTCCCTTTGTTCCTCTAGCTGTACGACCTACACGATGAATATAATCTCGGGGGTCATCAGGAGGATCGTACTGCACGATCCAGTCAACGGCTGGAATATCTAACCCGCGTGCAGCAACATTGGTGCAAAGTAGTATTCCCTTTTCGGCATTGCAGAATTCAAAAAAGGTGTTTGTACGACGCTGTTGCTTTTGCTTGCCATGAAGATCAAGTACTGGTAAATCTATATAGTTCAGTAATTCTGCCATATATTTGACAGAAGCACAAGATGACATGAAAAcaataacttttttcttcaaattgcGTTTTaagaaggaaaataaaagaagaaaccGTTTGTCAGAATCAACTACAACATAACCTTGCTCCAATCCTTCAACGGTAGAGGTAGGCTTACCAGAATCAACGTTAACATACAAGGGTCCGGGCTTAAGAGAGATACGAGCAAGATCTTCAACTTTAGTTGTCTGTGTAGCAGAAAACAGGAGGGTTTGTCGATTTTCCGAGGGAAGGATTTTCATGATTTGTCTCATTTCGTCCTCAAAACCAATCTCCAAAATTCTGTCGGCTTCGTCAATCACTAAGGATCGTAAATTGCGGAATACAAATCCTTTGGTATTTTGCAAGTGATCCAGTAAACGACCAGGAGTAGCAACTAATAGGTTAACACCTTTCACCAATTTATCAGCTTCAGCACGGCGATTAGCACCGCCAATGACGATACCAAATGTTTGGTGATGGTATTTCAACAACTCCTTTGCGACaccaaaaatttgaagagcCAATTCACGAGTAGGAgatataataataacacCAGTACCATTACGAGGCTTAAATTTCAATGCATAAAGCATTTCAATGGTAGGAATTAGAAAAGCCAAAGTTTTACCACTACCAGTTTTAGCTGCACCTAAAACATCACGACCGGCCAAAAGAGGAGGAATAGAGCGCTTTTGAATTTCTGTCATCGTTTCAAAGCCCATTTCTTTAATTGCCTTTTGGATGTTTTCAGAGAGTTGTAGGTCtgaaaacttttcaatatCCGAAGTGGAAGAAGCGTTCAGGTTGACAGATTTTTGAACACGctcatcttcattttcattatctaATTCCTCACTTTCTGATTCTACTGAAGTATTTTGGTCAGcatcttcattttcctcTTCCTGCTCGTAATCGTCTTCGTCTTGAGGAAGTTCttcagcaatttttttatcgttttttaaaggtttttgacgtttttcttttacttccTCATTACCCGATTGATGCTTTTTCCGCTTTAACTCGGATTTAGCCATCTTGTACAACGAATGCAGACTACTAATGAGTTTGGGAATTTGCAAAATGCTTGTATgaaaaatggaaaagtGGAAAACTGCGAAATGTATACCGCCGTAACGCAACGTGTCAAATCTATGCAGCAAAGTAAATAGCAATATTTAACGATattcttttcattcaacTTTCAAATGTTAAACAATTATAGTGTTCAAATTCGATTGAAATTCCTAATCTAAAGTTAGTgtcttttaataaacatttCGCTATCTATACTGCGTACTATGTCACATTAGGCTTAGTTTTACattatgatattttaaagtAGCTGTGGTGAATTTCTTTATGAAAGAAGTTTTGCTAAAATGACTTTTGTTAATACGTTACGAGTTGATTAAGCGTCAATTGACACTGtagaatataaaaattatcttataaaaaaaaaagaaaggtcTATCGTACTATTAAATCCTCAATTACCAGTTATTTACTGGTTAGTGTGCTGGTAGTTTTCCATGTTAAATGGCTGTGATCTAAGGTAACAGGTACCGGGATTTGTCTCTAGTCATCACTTGTCTTGAACGGGTTGAGAATCTTTGATGATAATACAGCCACCCAGAGCAAactatatttttgttaatcaTTCCCATTGTTATATATCCCTCGATTTAATTGGAATTAATAAGTTTTCAAATCTAACTTAATTTaagaataataataacTGGTTGTGGAGAATTTTAGCTACATTTGAGACTCAGTTACATTGGAATTCACAGTCTGTCTTTTCTATTCATTAATATCATCTTTTGACTTCACCTTCCTGTTTTTCCATTAATCAACTGTTTCTCACTACCATCAACTGCAAAATGAGGCTTTGGAGAAGCCCACTTTTACTCTTAGTTGTGGTCGTCGAGCTATTTTCATGGGCTGATGCTTTAACCAGATTCATTTCCGCCGACTCTCTGTCCACATGTATGACTGATTCACAGTTATCAGCAAGTAAGCTCTATGCCTCGTATTTTCCGGACAATCAATCTGTTGCCTTTGATATCTCGATACAATCTCTTGTTTCTACGAATGTCAGTATAGACGTCGACATTAGTGCATACGGAATCGAAATAAAGAAGGTGATAGATCCTTGCGATATGGAAATTTCTGGCTTCTGTCCAATGCAGACTGGAAATATTGCTTTATCTGGTAGTCATACTTTAACCGGAGAGGCTCTTTCTATTCTTGATAGTATTCCCTCCATTGCATACACAGTTCCGGATTTAGATGCTGTTGTGactattaatatttatgaatCAGATACAAACACACAATTAGCTTGTGTTCGTACTACAGTGCAAAATGGTCGTTCTGTTTACCACAGAGCTGTTTACTGGGTTATGTGTATGGTAATCGGTATCCcacttttaattttcttactGATATCCCCTGTTCTTCAAACACCCGCACTTTGGGAAATCGTTGAAACGATGATTACCTTATTTCAGTTTGCTCAAATCCAGGCTTTGTATTCCATGATGGCTACTTCTCTTCCTGCTATCATTTACAGTTGGGGCCGTAATTTCATGTGGTCGATGGGTATTATCAGGATTGGCTTCATGCAAGATGTTTTTACATGGTACGTTAAATCAACTGGCGGCACGCCATCTACTCTTGTAGATTTGGGTATACATGCTAATGTCGCCCTCGCAAAACGTGGTATTGATTTGGGCTCTCTCGCCAAGCGTGCAACTACTACTGTCACCACTAGCACAAGTGATTCTATTACCCTGAGGGGAATCAAGCGTATTTCATATATGATGGGGATTGAAACGACGAATTTCTTTGCTACTGggttttccttttttattatattgttGTTCTTTTCATTACTAGTTGCTATGGCTTCTAGATTTATTGTTGAAATGGTGCTCCTTGCATCCAGAAATCaagctttgaaaaagcaaCGTATCCGTCTTTATTGGAAATCTATATCCAAAGGATTTTTCTATCGTGTGATTTTTGTCGGATTCACTCAAATGAGTGTTTTGTCCATGTGGGAAATCTATACTCGTGATTCTTCCGCTTTGGCATTTTTATCAATGTACGTGATTGTGGACATGGCAGTTTTGCTCTGCTATGCATTTGTGCGGACAATTCAAATTATCCGCAAAACAGGACCTTATTCCCATCCTGACGTCTTGTACAACCTATATTCTGACACTCAACACTTGATGCGTTGGGGCTTTATGTACGTGCAATTAGACGTCcgtttcttttactttactTTCCCACTGTTGCTTATAACCTTGGTACGCTCAATGTTCATCGGTTTTGGTCAGGGCTCACCCAAAGTCCAGGGCTGTGCCATGTTTGGTATTAGCGTTGTCGTTTTTGCTCTTATGGTGATTCTCCGACCTTATGCCACTAAACACATGAATACTTTGCATATCGGTGTTgctttaatgaatttgataagtggttcttttattttagtgATGTGTCAAGCTTTTTATGTGGAGGAATTAGCTCGTCAAGTTATTGgcattatattttttgcattgAACGCTATTACAATGCTTCTTTTGATCCTGGGTATATTTATACGTACACTTATCGTCCTGTTCCGTAAATCAGGACATGGTACTTATTACCGTATCCTCGATGACCAAAGCGAGAAGGCTACCTCGTATAACAAATCTATTAAGGATATGAGCTCTTCCGACATGGCCTTCTCTGATCCGGCTTACTCTGGAACTACGTTGAGAAGCTCCGTTGACCTTAATACACCAGAATATCCGTTTTCGAATCGTAATGATTCAGACAGTACGTTCACAAATAACAAATATGTTTCCCCTTGGGACGCTATCGAAGAAGCTTCGTATGCCAACCTTCGTGGAAATACTGACGTCGAACAACCATTTATGGAATCAGATTATACCCGCATCtctgaaaataataacaacGCTGAACGTCGACGCAAACCATTACCTAACAATGCTTTTCGTTAAACGTGGATGGAAAATGTTGTGTCGTATTACATATATATTACATTCCATCTACCTTACACattctttcattattatACAATTGTTGTCTctgagatttttttaaactataATTTTCTACAAAGTTTGGGGTAAAAGAcctttaaaacaattcaCACAAGCATTCTTACAATGAACTCGACGAGGAGGTTCAATAAGCAATCAATGTCTAAATCTTATTTTTAGACAAAAGTCAACTATTTAGTGTATTCgcatccttttttttatttatggttctttttttaattatatttcAGAATTTTCCCTTCATTTCtgcttcttttcttttattccATAATTGTTATAGTGTATAGGTTTAGTTACCATTTAAGCATATTTGTTGGATGTGCAtcagaaagcaaaaaaacTTCACCCGTTTGATTAAAATGcaatttagtaaaaaacatttactTCTGATTCAAGTTACTTCTTCACGTCTTAAGATAACTGATAATAGAAAACGACgtttattaacattttattgaaacaaTCTATAGACACCGGTAAGAATAAATCCATAAGCCATTCCCAAAATACCGAATCGTTTAAGCTTGTAATTGGGTGTATTCAAAGGAATTCTAGATTGCGAATAGGCATATATTCCTAGACCTGTGAAAGCGCCTGCGCCCACCAAGCGGCATGGCAAGCAATCGTACTGTTCAAACCTTGGATCGTCTAAATCGACGGGTTTGGGAGTTTGTTGGAAACTTGATGATGGCATCATCGAAAGCTATCagtttaatttataaactataaaaaaaaagtaaccGCGTAAATATATATGTGTATAATTAAGAGGCCACACAGCTTTCAACCACTTTCACTTTATAAACAAGATTAAAGCACTAAAAGGTAAAGTTTACTCAACccgctttttcttttcttgtcaactacaaaatgaaatgtCAGCGATCAATAATACGGTATCCAATTTGATAGATGTTCAATAATAACGACTCAGgacttttttctctttcaatttGTGGGAAATCTATAGGGCGCGCTGTTCAAACTGTTTAATATATTGGTCTTATGTTCTCCAGTACTGAAATGAATCAATGGCAAAAGTTAAAAGAGACAAAGTAGTGAGTTAAGAGCTAAGTTATAGATCTACTGAAACCGtctgttttattttaactatgaagaagaataaaaGAGGCTAAAGTtacatttcatttttgtatatttgtAGATCTGCTACCGgatcaatatttttttgggcgatataattttagtaaaattaaagtagGATTTTATTGATCTCGAGAAATAAGAGAGCAAACAAAACGACGATAGAAAGAAAGAGCATCGTAATATTGCTTTATTACTTCAATCTGACatgtaaaattatttttcgGCACCAAAAATTGCcgctttttgaatttaGGAATTCATCTCACATTTGCATTTTACAAATAGAATGctgtttaattttatgaGTATACAATTATAATTATAGCTATTTATACGAAGCTTTGCTTCTTTATGTCTCTTCCAAAAGTTTCTATATTCCTGctatgtttattatttataaaatactGAAATAAAGTGTGTACGTTAAAATAGGATAAGCGGATTAAATGCGTTCCGTTATCTTCGAATATTATGACTAAACTGAATACGTTAACGAAATTTTTCCGCTGGTTTCTGCTTTTTTTGGCGTTTGTgattcaaacaaaaaaacgTCTGTTGACATCAAGTCGGAGTGGAGACAatctttttgtaataaaacTGTTTTAATTGCACTTTACACTCTGTACAGGCTCAGCCTCGTCCATACATACTCAAAGGGTTCATCTATAAGAGCGCTAGGGCAAAGTAACGAGATTTAGTGAAGTGTAGTAGCGTCTCCTTCTTTCCTTTCGTTGTTACATGAGCCGCTGACAGCCTAGTAAATAGCTAACCACTGCCACATCGAAGGAAAGAGCGGTGTCAGAATTTGAGTCGAAAAACGTTTATTTACGTCGAAATTTTTCTGTCTAGAGCAGGagaaagtaaacaaatctaGGGATGGCGACAGAACTTCGCAGAAAGCTCGTTATTGTGGGAGATGGTGCATGTGGTAAAACATGCTTATTAATGTAAGTAAAAATGGTGCAAGCGTCGGAAAGGTAGTAGAAGGGTAAAGTAGTTGCTTGGGCCTGTTTTAAATTGGCAAGGGTTTACATCTCTTGCTTAGCATGGCTGgagaagaaaattatttccGTAAGCATGTTCATTGCCtcaagaaaataatgaaagaatCCCCATAGAAATGAGACTTAGATGGGGTTTAGAttacatttaataaatgttCCGAGGATTTAATTTGCACTCCGTACCCTGTATTTCTACTTACTCTTTGCTTGCTTATCTGCAATGTTTCACGAGTCTGTGTCATTGTTATACAACTTCtaacatttttctttatagtGTATTTTCTAAAGGAACCTTTCCCGAGGTCTATGTTCCCactgtttttgaaaattatgtAGCTGATGTTGAGGTTGATGGACGCCACGTTGAGTTGGCTCTTTGGGATACGGCTGGACAAGAAGATTACGACCGTCTACGTCCCTTGTCATATCCTGACTCACATGTTATCCTTATTTGCTTTGCTGTTGATTCTCCCGATTCTCTTGACAATGTTCAAGAAAAATGGATTTCCGAGGTTCTCCATTTCTGTTCCAGTCTTCCTATTTTGCTTGTCGCTTGCAAGGCTGATCTCCGTAACGACccaaaaattattgagGAGTTATCCAAGACTAATCAGCATCCCGTCACCACAGAAGAAGGTCAAGCAGTAGCTCAGAAGATTGGTGCTTACAAATACCTTGAGTGTTCTGCCAAGACGAATGAAGGTGTTCGTGAGGTTTTTGAATCAGCCACTCGTGCTGCTATGCTCAAACACAAGCCCAAAGTGAAGCCCTCTAGTGGAACTAAGAAGAAGAAGCGTTGTATCTTGTTGTAAACAGCTtgtttccaaattttttaacttagagaatttatcttttctgtttttataCATCTCTTCAGTCGAAGCACATTCAACAAGTTTCCGTATTTTTTCGACTtatgttgatttttatttcaccTTCACCTTGGTGGGAGTTTTGCATTGTGTGGCCTATCATGTTACATAGTCATTATATCCTCTcattctttcctttttactTACCTCAAGTCGTGCCATTTAGTCAGCTTGGCAATGATTTAAGCGCATTTCATATAGCTGTTCTACCATTTCCCCTCACTGTTCTGCAACGTATAGGCACCTGCAAGGAGTATGCGTCTTGTTTTCAGTCTTTGCTTACTTTGCTATACTCTTCGCTATTagtttgaagaaaatttccCTTATTGCCTTGTTATTGCatggttttatttttcctaTAATACcttgtttcttttgttaAGGATTGCCATCATTATTATCCTTTCTACCTAGTCAAAGGACttggtaaatttttataaatcggtaatttaaagaatataCACCTCGATTGAAACTCGATCAAAACCCGAATATTTTATAAGCTTTCTCACAGCACGTAATTGCTTATTATCGTGGAACTTTAGCTGGGTCTCCAATTTTGCACTAGAATTATTGTAGAAAATTGAAGCGACATTATCTCTGTTGATAACCTTGCTGGTATACAGGCGCTTGGTATTTTTATACACGTTGATAGTCGAAGTAGCAGATAGCCGTAGTTGATGgtttaaacattttgtattttgcGGAAATTTGCACACTGTTTATATCTCATTCTCTTTACGTCAAGCATACCAATGTTTGCAATTTCATGTTTTGAAGGTGACCGTTGTTATTCTATCTATGCATTTGTATTACCATTTGATTTTCACTCTGTCTACAGGCAAGATTATCAGATGAAGATATAAGCATTGTTGACTTTacctaaaaaaaaggataattGCGAGGGAGCAAATAGTGAATTAAAGGGAAAAGAACAAAGTTTTTGTAGCTACTAAAAGCTGTTTGTCTATCTCTATGTGTACCTTTTATAGTGCTTATAAGTAAAATGCAGAGTCGAAATCTTCATGCTTTAATGTAAAGCATTAGTAAGGTTACATATTACAACAGAAATGGGAATCAAAATCTTAAATCTAAAAGTTGAGAGGTCTTAACAAAAAAGCTAACTCAACTTAGCTTTAcaatttataaatcaaGGAAACAATACTTTATCAATTGTATGTTATGATCTTCTCCAACAGGTAATTGACAACATCAAAAAGTAATATAAAGAACAAGGGGAAATTGATATCTAGATATATTAGAGAAATTAGTAGTTCAATCTCATAGAGCAGGTTGGTAGTCGGGTTGGACCGCGTGTTTAATTTATGTAAACAGTCGCGTCGCGTTGCAATTGAGACGcgtaaataaatatttaatttattacatTCAGTCGTAAACAGAGTATTTATaaacactttttttatgtttaataaaagataaatgTAACAGTTGAATGTATTGTATCAGGTCAGACCACTTCAACATGTTTAATCgcgtttttttaaaaaaatatttttttaatttttaaaagtcgGACTTATTTTAGCGGAACTTTGATGTTCAGAAgtgaaaaagataaatctATTTAGCAAGTCTTAATTAACGTCTTTTAGATATAGTAGAGCTACAAAAATGATCCGGTTTCCACTCTTagctttatttatttacattgaTCAACATGACTTAAAGTTCGGATGACGCGACGCGGCATCACGTTATATTAGCGTGACGCGTCTGAACGcgtttttcatttactaTAAATATTCCCGGTATTTACCACCTTACAAACTAGAACAAACACGATGTTTGTATACAAAAGAGGTATGAAACaggaaataaaatacaGTTAGAAGATTAGTAGAAATTTTGTTACAACGTTGCCGTTTCGAAAAATGTCGTGATTTTACTGGGGAGTAAATGTTTAAAGAAACTGAgatttttctatttgttTAAGCGTGTCATTCAGTATTCACTGTTTGTTGTGTGCAGAGATGTTTAAGCAAATGTTCTTTTAGCCGTTTGCTCTACTTCCAAGTGTTCGGTTGATTGCTGACAGATTCGTTGCTGGTGGCGTTGTATTCAAAATTGACTGACTGTTGACATTGAATCGAAAAGCAATAATGTACTAACTGTATAGACGGACGTCAAGAGAAAGTGGCCTTTGACAAAATCACTGCTCGTGTTTCGAGGCTTTGTTATGGCCTTGATTCCGATCATGTTGATCCCGTCGAAATCACTCAAAAAGTCATTTCTGGTGTGTATCCCGGTGTTACCACTATTGAATTGGATAATTTAGCTGCTGAAACTGCCGCGACTATGACTACAAAGCATCCTGATTATGCTATTTTGGCTGCTAGAATTGCTGTTTCCAACTTGCATAAGCAAACCGAGAAGGTGTTTTCAACTGTCGTTCAACAGCTTCATGACTATGTAAATCCCAAAACAGACAAGCCTGCCCCCATGATCTCTGACAAAATCTACGATATCGTAATGAAACACAAGGACGAATTAGATAGTGCTATCATATACGATCGTGATTTCACTTACAATTTCTTTGGCTTCAAGACTTTAGAGCGTTCTTATTTATTGCGTATCGACGGCAAAGTTGCTGAGCGCCCTCAGCATATGATTATGCGTGTCGCCGTTGGTATCCACGGTGAGGACATTGAAGCTGCTATTGAAACATACAATTTGATGTCTCAACGCTACTTTACCCATGCTTCACCAACTCTTTTCAATGCCGGTACTCCTCGTCCCCAACTCTCTTCTTGTTTCCTCGTTACGATGAAAGACGACTCTATTGAAGGAATCTACGACACACTCAAGATGTGTGCTATGATCTCCAAGACCGCTGGCGGTATTGGTATTAATATTCACAACATTAGAGCAACCGGTTCGTATATTGCTGGAACTAATGGTACTTCCAACGGAATTGTCCCCATGATTCGTGTTTACAACAACACAGCTCGTTATGTTGACCAAGGAGGTAATAAGCGTCCTGGTGCCTTTGCAGCCTATTTGGAGCCTTGGCATGCCGATGTTATGGACTTTTTAGAACTTCGAAAGACTCATGGCAACGAGGATTTCCGCGCACGCGAAATGTTCTATGCCTTGTGGATTCCTGACTTGTTTATGCAACGTGTTGAACGTAACGAGCAATGGACCTTCTTCTGCCCCAATGAGGCTCCAGGTTTGGCAGATGTTTGGGGTGACGAGTTTGTTGCCCTCTACGAAAAGTATGAGAAGGAGAACCGTGGTCGTCGTTCATTACCTGCTCAAAAAGTTTGGTACGCCATTCTTCAATCACAAGTTGAAACTGGTAATCCTTTCATGTTGTATAAGGATTCATGCAACCGTAAGTCCAATCAGAAGAATGTTGGTACTATTCGCTGCTCAAACCTGTGTACTGAGATTGTTGAATACTCTTCTCCTGACGAAGTTGCTGTTTGTAACCTTGCTTCAGTTGCTTTGCCCACATTTATTAAAGACGGAAAGTACAATTTCCAAAAGCTTCACGATGTCGTGAAGGTCGTTACTCGTAACCTCAACAAGATTATCGACGTTAACTATTATCCTGTTCCTGAAGCTCGCCGTAGCAATATGCGCCATCGTCCCGTTGGTTTGGGTGTTCAAGGTCTTGCCGATGCTTTCTTCGCTCTTCGTTTACCATTCGAATCTGCAGGTGCCAAGAAGCTAAACATCCAAATCTTCGAAACAATTTACCACGCAGCCCTTGAGGCCTCTTGCGAGATTGCCCAGGTAGAGGGTACATATGAGAGTTATGAAGGATCTCCTGCATCCCAGGGTATTTTACAGTATGACATGTGGAACGTTAATCCCACCGATCTTTGGGATTGGGCCGAGTTGAAGGAAAAGATTGCTAAACACGGAATTCGTAATTCTTTGTTAGTAGCACCAATGCCTACTGCTTCAACATCTCAAATCCTTGGTTTCAATGAGTGTTTTGAGCCATATACTTCTAACATGTACCAACGCCGTGTTCTTTCTGGTGAATTCCAAATTGTCAATCCATGGCTGTTGAAGGATCTCGTTGAGCGTGATTTGTGGAATGAGGACATGAAGAACAAACTTGTTATGCTTGATGGATCCATCCAAGCGATTCCTGAAATTCCTCAAGACCTTAAGGATCTTTACAAAACCGTATGGGAGATTAGTCAAAAGACTGTTATTGACTATGCTGCCGACCGTGGCCCATTCATTGATCAATCCCAAAGTTTGAACATTCACTTGAAGGATCCTTCCTACGGAAAAATTACTAGTATGCACTTTTATGGCTGGAAGAAGGGTCTTAAGACTGGAATGTACTATCTTCGTACTATGGCTGCTTCTGCTGCTATCAAATTTACGGTCGACCCTGTGGCCTTGCGCGCTCGTAATGAAGAATCTAATGAAGAGAATAAGAAGCCAGTTATAAAGAATGGAAAGGCTGAAATTTCTGCAGAGCCCACTAAAGAAGAGATTGACatttataatgaaaaagtGCTCGCATGCTCCATCAAGAACCCTGAGGCTTGCGAAATGTGCTCAGCCTAATTTACTGTTGCAAAAATGGATTTGTTAAATCCCATCCATGTTTAATATCCTACATTTTattgtttcttttaatgtttttattcaatattcttttcatttgtcGACATACATAATTGTGTCTTAAATTCAACCTTGGTTTTCCATTCTAGTGAGCAGGCTCAGAATGGTTCTAATACATAAATTAGATTACGAATTTTCTGGAATTTTGATGTTTTCCGGGGTTTTAAAAACTCCCAATAATATAAGTTACTTTTTGTCTCTTGATTAATGCAATGCATTATCGACGTGGTATATTTGTAGACATGAGACTGTAAATTTTGTACGAGGGAAGATGTACATTCGATAAAGATacttcataaaaaaatttgtaagtGCTTCTGATGTTCCTCATTTTGTGTAAACGGGTAAGGtggtatttgtttattcacTGGTTAACGGGCTAAATTGAGGTATGGTAA
This portion of the Schizosaccharomyces pombe strain 972h- genome assembly, chromosome: I genome encodes:
- the pkd2 gene encoding plasma membrane TRP-like calcium ion channel Pkd2; this translates as MRLWRSPLLLLVVVVELFSWADALTRFISADSLSTCMTDSQLSASKLYASYFPDNQSVAFDISIQSLVSTNVSIDVDISAYGIEIKKVIDPCDMEISGFCPMQTGNIALSGSHTLTGEALSILDSIPSIAYTVPDLDAVVTINIYESDTNTQLACVRTTVQNGRSVYHRAVYWVMCMVIGIPLLIFLLISPVLQTPALWEIVETMITLFQFAQIQALYSMMATSLPAIIYSWGRNFMWSMGIIRIGFMQDVFTWYVKSTGGTPSTLVDLGIHANVALAKRGIDLGSLAKRATTTVTTSTSDSITLRGIKRISYMMGIETTNFFATGFSFFIILLFFSLLVAMASRFIVEMVLLASRNQALKKQRIRLYWKSISKGFFYRVIFVGFTQMSVLSMWEIYTRDSSALAFLSMYVIVDMAVLLCYAFVRTIQIIRKTGPYSHPDVLYNLYSDTQHLMRWGFMYVQLDVRFFYFTFPLLLITLVRSMFIGFGQGSPKVQGCAMFGISVVVFALMVILRPYATKHMNTLHIGVALMNLISGSFILVMCQAFYVEELARQVIGIIFFALNAITMLLLILGIFIRTLIVLFRKSGHGTYYRILDDQSEKATSYNKSIKDMSSSDMAFSDPAYSGTTLRSSVDLNTPEYPFSNRNDSDSTFTNNKYVSPWDAIEEASYANLRGNTDVEQPFMESDYTRISENNNNAERRRKPLPNNAFR
- the tam6 gene encoding protein tam6 (mitochondrial DUF4536, human DMAC1 ortholog, possibly has a general role in mitochondrial complex assembly), yielding MMPSSSFQQTPKPVDLDDPRFEQYDCLPCRLVGAGAFTGLGIYAYSQSRIPLNTPNYKLKRFGILGMAYGFILTGVYRLFQ
- the cdc22 gene encoding ribonucleoside reductase large subunit Cdc22, whose product is MFVYKRDGRQEKVAFDKITARVSRLCYGLDSDHVDPVEITQKVISGVYPGVTTIELDNLAAETAATMTTKHPDYAILAARIAVSNLHKQTEKVFSTVVQQLHDYVNPKTDKPAPMISDKIYDIVMKHKDELDSAIIYDRDFTYNFFGFKTLERSYLLRIDGKVAERPQHMIMRVAVGIHGEDIEAAIETYNLMSQRYFTHASPTLFNAGTPRPQLSSCFLVTMKDDSIEGIYDTLKMCAMISKTAGGIGINIHNIRATGSYIAGTNGTSNGIVPMIRVYNNTARYVDQGGNKRPGAFAAYLEPWHADVMDFLELRKTHGNEDFRAREMFYALWIPDLFMQRVERNEQWTFFCPNEAPGLADVWGDEFVALYEKYEKENRGRRSLPAQKVWYAILQSQVETGNPFMLYKDSCNRKSNQKNVGTIRCSNLCTEIVEYSSPDEVAVCNLASVALPTFIKDGKYNFQKLHDVVKVVTRNLNKIIDVNYYPVPEARRSNMRHRPVGLGVQGLADAFFALRLPFESAGAKKLNIQIFETIYHAALEASCEIAQVEGTYESYEGSPASQGILQYDMWNVNPTDLWDWAELKEKIAKHGIRNSLLVAPMPTASTSQILGFNECFEPYTSNMYQRRVLSGEFQIVNPWLLKDLVERDLWNEDMKNKLVMLDGSIQAIPEIPQDLKDLYKTVWEISQKTVIDYAADRGPFIDQSQSLNIHLKDPSYGKITSMHFYGWKKGLKTGMYYLRTMAASAAIKFTVDPVALRARNEESNEENKKPVIKNGKAEISAEPTKEEIDIYNEKVLACSIKNPEACEMCSA
- the has1 gene encoding ATP-dependent RNA helicase Has1 yields the protein MAKSELKRKKHQSGNEEVKEKRQKPLKNDKKIAEELPQDEDDYEQEEENEDADQNTSVESESEELDNENEDERVQKSVNLNASSTSDIEKFSDLQLSENIQKAIKEMGFETMTEIQKRSIPPLLAGRDVLGAAKTGSGKTLAFLIPTIEMLYALKFKPRNGTGVIIISPTRELALQIFGVAKELLKYHHQTFGIVIGGANRRAEADKLVKGVNLLVATPGRLLDHLQNTKGFVFRNLRSLVIDEADRILEIGFEDEMRQIMKILPSENRQTLLFSATQTTKVEDLARISLKPGPLYVNVDSGKPTSTVEGLEQGYVVVDSDKRFLLLFSFLKRNLKKKVIVFMSSCASVKYMAELLNYIDLPVLDLHGKQKQQRRTNTFFEFCNAEKGILLCTNVAARGLDIPAVDWIVQYDPPDDPRDYIHRVGRTARGTKGTGKSLMFLAPSELGFLRYLKTAKVSLNEFEFPANKVANVQSQLEKLVSKNYYLQQSAKDGYRSYLQAYASYSLKSIFDINKLDLAKVAKSFGFAHPPNVNITIGASGRTDKKERRAGYNKKNHVDVYSKQRSSAISQDKERGWSR
- the rho1 gene encoding Rho family GTPase Rho1, giving the protein MATELRRKLVIVGDGACGKTCLLIVFSKGTFPEVYVPTVFENYVADVEVDGRHVELALWDTAGQEDYDRLRPLSYPDSHVILICFAVDSPDSLDNVQEKWISEVLHFCSSLPILLVACKADLRNDPKIIEELSKTNQHPVTTEEGQAVAQKIGAYKYLECSAKTNEGVREVFESATRAAMLKHKPKVKPSSGTKKKKRCILL